In Pyxicephalus adspersus chromosome 10, UCB_Pads_2.0, whole genome shotgun sequence, the DNA window GATGACTCCCAAAGTTTCATACATACTAGACTATATTTCTCAGCATTACTATGTGTCTCCATGATGAGGAAGGACTTGTAAGAGGAAAAAAGTGGCAACAAATAGTAAGATCTCAGTCTGGTACCTGAAAACTTAAAGGGATGAGAAATTGTGGTTAAGTGGATAGAAACACGACAACAACAAAGGTGAAGGtcatacttataatttacactgaACAAGGTGAGGCAATCCtctttgattttgggtttagttagcCTTCAGTGAAAGCTGTGTCGTGAAAGTTGAAAGCTGTGAATTAAATGATCTGACATGCAGATAGTAGCGCCCCCTTGTACATtcgaatatttaaataaatactaaaacacAACCAGTAAGAAGTCTCAAGTTGTTTTCAGTTGACGGTTTtcagatagaaaaaaactaaactcaCTGTTGTGATTTGTTTTCTATCAGATGTTTTTTACTCACCCCGACCCCCCTGGAAGGTCACCCATGACTACCGGTTCTTCAAACCAAGTCAACGAAGCGGAAGCCATTGTAACATTCAACAGGCAGGAAGTCTCATCAACTGTGAAAGCAGATATAGATGATAACCTTGCCACCATATTTGCACCTCAGGAGGATATGGCATCCATCTCCAGCAAAGTTCTGGAGATATCTGTGACCTGTGATGAAGAACGGCCCACCAGTCCCATCTATACTCCACAGTCTGCACATGCAGACCCTCCTGATGGGGAGGTGAAAGTAGCTGGAGAGttttgaagttaattatttttgtacttttgtgtatgttttgtagatgattaaattatgttgaaactagttgtactcttcttatcagtaaacgaATGTCCGCAttccccctttttgccttgaaactctccctttccttcctacagccatatatctgttactttgacaaaaatatcttgttctaagagaaccacaaggacatctttCATGTGTggtaattgtctgtagtcatgtgatcatgcactgctcatgcctttgaactgttatataaactgtgtgcaaacaataaagttttgagagtgatctaaccacacattgcTTTGCGCGTGGTACACTCTTTCAGTGctgtaaacaaaaatcagagaaagagggacaattgatctgggatgaacaggagatcgccttaacaggaGGAGAAGAAATGAGGTTCCTCAGCTTACTCCAAAATCAGCTAACAAGAAAAAGAGTTTGGCTCTTCCCCGAAAGTTGGAACTCAAAAAGGTTCAGCGCCATGAAAATTTCTCTTGCTCACAATGTAGCAAGCAGTTTTCCTGCCATTCGTTGTTGACACGGCGTGAAAGGATTCACATCGGCTTGAAACCCTTTGCTTGACCGGAATGTGGCTGGTGTTTTAACTAGGTGGAAAACCTCAGCAGCCATACCAGGATCCACAGTTGAAAAAagctgttcccctgcttgtgtgGGAAAGCCTTCCTTCGGAAGGAAAGCCTCGTTCTCCACAAGCGCACTCATTCAGGGGGAGAAGCCTTTGTCCTGTGCTGAATGCGGGAAAAGCTTCACCAACAGCTCTGACCTGGCATGCCACAGGAGAATCCACTTGAACCAGAAGCCCTTTTTGTGCTCCAAGTGTGGAAAGTGTTTTACAAACAAGAGAGACTTTGGCCGTCATGAAAAGACCTACCGAGAGAAGTGATTTTTCACAGCTCATTATGACCTCTCAAGGCACTTTAGGCAGCACCAGATCCCGCCACTGAAATTCCCTTGTCCAAATTGCGGCAAACAGTTCCCAACAAAATCAGAACTGGCTTGCCATTCCGGAGAAAAGTCATTCAGATGCTCTGCAGGAAACTCTTTAACCGGGCCTACAACCTTGACGACCCACCGACCTCAGCAAGCATCGGAGGGTTCACCGCAAAGAGACACCATTACTGCGTTTCTCTAAAGGTTCTGTCCTCCCCAGACATCAAGAGACCCGAGGTCAGGAGCCGCCATTTTGTTGCTCAGTTTCTGGTCAGCTCTTCTCAAGCAACATGGAGCTTGGCGAGCACCAGGGAGTTCACTCGCAGGAAGCAGCCTTTTCGTGTTCTGAAATCAGCCAAAACAACCAAATCAGTAGCCACCTGAACAACGAGTCGAACCTTCTTCTGAAAAACTGAGATACTGTATTCTGAGATACTGTAAACTAAGATACTGTATTCTGGGTTGCAATTTACAAATACAAGTGGCTATTTTAACATTTCTTATACAGGCAttttccactgttgtcaccactTTGAGATACGCCATGCCATGATAGTGAGAAAGAAGATGCTTAAAATCAGCAGCATGGGGATGTAGCAAATGataaaaacactattttaaaaattcattacAGCTGTTTATATACTGCACACTGCACAGAGCAAACTAAAGGGgtttacttttatttgaatgtgaaaatatgaaaaatagggAAACTGTCCGTTTAAGACAGAACGCATGCGCAGAAGAAATGGTGACCGCTGTGGCAGGGCTGGTCGATTTTGTCGACGATTGACTAGTCGTCCTATCCCCCCGGATCTTACTATACAACCCCACTATGTATTGCAGTAATTTACGTCTCAGGTTGCGGTACTGCTACACTTGAAAAGGGGCGGCTCCGCGGACACCGGCTCGGTCTTCACACATAAATGCCCGTATCAGCGGAAAGGGCAGACAGGCCGATTAGAAGAGCGCCAATCGTCCTTTTAATCACTGCGCACGCTCAGTGAATGCTGGAACGCAGGAAGTCCACTGGCTGGACCGCAAAACCCGGAAGAGGTTGGAGTTTGGAAGAAAACACTTCCGGTGCTAAGAAGGCTATGGTGGTAATGAATTTATATTCGGTTTTTAATACTGATTTGTGTATGTGCTGACTAGAGAAGCATCTGAAATAATGGTATAAGGAGTGGCTGAATAGGTGGGGTGTATTAAAGTCGGATTACACTTGAGATTTTCTGGGGGAGGGCATATTATCTGGCTATTGATTACTGAATTGAATTGACCATTTTCTGATGTATCAGAATCAAGTCATGGTGCAAGATATGCATGAGAGAAGTCTTCATTATGTTCCTGTATCACTTATCTGGTAAAAATATGGCAGCCGTGGCATGTCGATGAATTGTAAGGCAGCCTTTGCTATGGGGAGTCTGTTGTCCAATCACTGTTGTCTGTCTGTCTGTTGTCTAGGGCCAGCCTTAATATCTGATTATATTAATTCTATTGGTTGGGTATTGGTCACAGGTTAGGAGATTAGGTTTGATGTAGGTAGCCAGAAGAAGGGCCGATTGTGGCCCTAACTCATGGTCACAATGTGTGCCGTGACCGGGTGCTTAGTCTGAGCTGGTGGAGCAGATTTCGTGAAGTTGTCTGGTCTTCCAATGAGGTCTTCAGGGGCCTGAAATATCTGCACTTTCAAAAGTATTAAAGTAATTAAATTAAGCTTGATGAACTTTTGGCAGGGGCCTACAGGTACTTCAGATTTATGTTGACGAAATGTAGGACCGGCCTCCCAAATTTCGCAATATCCCCATCACTGACCACTGAGTATACAAAGGAGCCGGTCAGAGCTTGGCTTTCTGTTGTCTCCATTTTATTAGTAtgacatttgtattttatctttcatCGCTAGGTGGctttatgaaaatatttgcagGTAAGGCAGCTCTAGGATCTGCAGAGTCAAGCTTTTCTAGGATTTCTGCCATAATGGACAAGGACGGTCAGCCCGTTGCAGAGAGGATATTAAACCTCGCCATTGAGATCATCTGCCTGCTGACTGGAGAGGTAAgaaggattctgggaggtcacatgacataaTTTTTAtctcaaaaaaaatatagacCAGTCCAAAGAGGTGAGAAGCATTCTGGGAGAGTCACATGACATTGTTTTTGGTTCTATACAGAGATTCCCCGCTGTGAAGTCTGGTGATCTGGTGACCATTGCAGTGCCTCCACCTGACTCCCTGACAGTGGAGAGGAACAACGAGCAAAAGATTTCGGAAGTTGCTCAGAAGATCATTGAGCTGCTGGCGGGAGAGGTGAGCGGTGCCGGGACTTCTGGgacattattatgggatgtgtctggatggtgactgtatcattgtgtgtgtgtgtcaggttcctaatGGCCCCGAGGAAGTCGAAGTCTCCATTTCACTGGAACAAATTGTTCTTCAAGAGGCAGAGAAGACCATGGAGAAGGACACACTGGAGGAAAATGAAGAGGTCCCCCAATCTGAAGGTAAGGAGATGTTAGTGCTATCAATctgtacaaaaatgattttagaGCCAACCACACCAAATTCTGCGGAGCAGGGCATTGCAGGATTGAAAGACAGCAGCCATGAGAGGACAGCCGTTTTGTCTTGTACCAGATAGTTGTGTGACACCataggagcttacactctaatgtatCATCACAATGTTGTCATTATACAACTGTGTAAACAGTTTGTTTGGTCAATTTTCCTCCACAGATTTACTTGAGCCTACAAGCACAGCACTAGTTCCTGATGCCACTGTTCCTTCTCTGGCCTGCACTAATGAAGTCCAGAACAGCAACGATCAGGAAGAGGAAGTCCCAGTCATATGTGATCCGATTATGAGCAAGTTGGACCTTCATTCGGCGGTGGAGTTTTCATCATGCGATGAGGGAGACCTTTCCGATGGCGAAAGTGCCGCACCAATCAATGTACAGCCCACGCCTGTTTGTACAGATGATTCACAGACTGTTTGTCTGAAGAAGACATCATTTACCCCTGATGGAACAGACGCCCTACAGTCAGCTGCTACTTCCTCAGGCCAGGTGCAGTCAGCTACTTCCTATGCAGGTTTACAGGCACCACCTCCTTCAAACCCCTTGCAGTCTACCACTGTTTGCACCAATCAAGTGCTGTCAACACATTCTCAAACAGACTATGTACAGTCTTTGGTCATCAATTGTGTAACATCTGCACCTGTCCAGTCAGACCCTACAACATCAACAGCTGCCCCAGTGGACAACTCACAGTCTACAATGACTGGTAATGACCATTTGCCACCTGCCCCTTCTCAGGTGGCAAATACAGATAACACACAGGTAACTGTTACTCAAACAAAGCACAATGCCTCTATAATCGTGTCTATCAGGGACACACACCCTGCTGGGGTAGGGCGCCCTTCATCAGCCGAAGAACCCGTCAGGAAAGTTGTACGACTTCTCTCACCAGATAAAAGACCCATGTGCCCTGACTGTGGAAAGTGCTTTCGATGGCAGTCTGAGGTTTTATTCCACCAGAGGAAGCACACGGGTGAGAGGCCCTACTGCTGCAGCAAGTGCGGCCAGTGCTTCAGCCGCATCCCACACCTGGTTATCCATGAGCGCAGCCACACTGGTGAGCGCCCCTACATATGCAATGAGTGCAAAAAATGCTTTAGCAGCAAATCTGAACTTAATGAGCACCGCAAGAGGCATCGGGGGTTAAGGATTCACCCGTGCTCAGAATGCACCAAGTCTTTCATCACCAAATCAGACCTGAACAAGCACAAGCGCAGCCACACAGGGGAAAAGCCCCACCCCTGTTCCATTTGCGGCAAATGCTTCACTCTTCGCTCTGGGGCCATCCGCCATGAAAAGACCCACACGGGCGAGCGTCCTTATTCGTGTACTGAGTGCGGAAAGGCGTATGTTAGCAACTCAGAGCTCGTCAACCACATGCGGACTCATACAGGGGAGCGGCCTTTCTCATGCATCGACTGTGGAAAGTGCTTCTACAGCAGCTCTGACCTTGTGAAACATCGCCGGtgccacacaggggagaagccgcATCTGTGCTCCATATGTGGGAAATCCTACTCCTCTAAGTCGGTGCTTTACCGGCACCAGAAGATCCACACTAGGGTCAAGCCTTTCGCCTGTGAAACTTGTGGCAAGTGTTTCTCCAAAGAAAAGACACTGGAGAGCCACCAGAAGATCCACAAGAAGAACAAACCACATGTCTGCAATGAGTGCAGGAAAGGTTTCTACAGGCCCTCTGCCCTGACCAAACACATGGTAACCCACGATCCGTAGGAAGCTTTGTCTGTGAAAAGAGCAACGTTCAACAGTGTACTGAATATCCGTCATGCTACTGCTAAATTTGTGAATCAGGCTCAAGCTGGGACCTTAGAACTCCAGTGGTCAAAAATAGCTTAGTGTTTCATCTCCTGCATTAATTAAATTGaataatcaaaatgtaaaaaaaaaaaatgtgtactatTTGAGGTTTTGTGACTACAGCTGGAGAACAGAATAAGACCCTCCTTTgattatgtaatttttattgcCCTAACCCCTTGTTTTGGTCTTTCTGGTTGCAGTTTATGGCAACCTCGTTGAATCCCACAATTTCCCATGTTGATAACCAGGTTTTGTATCTGAGCCAAGATATGGAAGAAAGGAGGCCCAACTCTAAACTAGTTCCCACTCCTATTTCATAAGCTGCATGCAATTATGTGTCACATACTCTAAAATCACTGTGGAACCTCCAGACTTATTTCATCATTTGGGATGTATCATCAAGCAAAGTTCAACTAGATCCTGTTGGAACTCAAAGGACAACAGAAAAATGGCAATTGCTCACTGCAGCACATctgaataaaaaaagtacagagaTGTTCAAAGAAATCCTGTTTGGTTTTAGATAACGACTCAGACATCACACACAGCTCTCAAGTTTACTGTGGAAGACAACTTAAACAAATGGATTTTAGAATTGAAGATTTTAGCTTAACTTTCCTCcactgctgttttatttttaccaacaatCATCCTTCTTATAAATCCTGAACTCTGTACTGCAACACCTTTGAGGTTATAAATGGCAGACATACTGcattttaaagcccaattttagaaaaaaaatcatttgtaaggTGCTGTGAATAAAACTCCTAAAACGTTAATACTTATCTTTATTCTTGAGATGACTCCTCCTCCCCCCACCCTTCCCATGATGTCCTTCTGGATTTTATATAACTTCTGGCATCACTGAActtgaaaaattaggcaaatacaGAGAGTGCAGGACTTCACAGCTACTCCCCTGAGGAATCATTACCATTATTAGCCAGCAGTGCTTTCTAGTTAGAACTACCCCACAAATAGAAGAAGCCTGAAGAAGATAATTCATAGAACAAAAACCATAAATAAAGCCATAACGACGTAGAGGATCTGTCTTATGGAGAATATCTGAAACTGGGGTTGAGCTTTGAGAATCACACTGCTGAGTGATTGTCAACCACTGAAGGTCTACATTATTGAAGAAGAGAAAGGCTGAACACCAAAGGAACATTCGATAGACTGTCGGGTGTTTTTATACATTTGCGATAGCAATGTTCCAATGTGTTTTAGGGGTCAAGCACATTGTCATTACCTTTAATGAATAAAGTTAATTTATAAAGTTCCTTCAACTTTTCCTTTCTTGCTCTTTTCTTCTGTGATCACTCCCGATTTTCCTACATGACTGGTGTGGTACCTGTAGATCTCAGGCAGGCTCCTGAGACTTGTGTGATACTTGTCCTGAGACTTGTTTCAAATATTACACTTATTATGACCGATGCTGTCTCCTACTTGGAGTCTTTATCGTCAGGCATCTGTGGAACAGTCCCAGCTTTGCCTTTTCGTCTAATTTTCTCATGTTTGAACTTGTTGGACTTCCTATTTTGAAACCACAGCTGTTAACATGGAGTTGACCCACCGCTAAAActccaaatattattaatattattattaataataataaacaacatattacgcagcgctgtacattaaataggggttgcaaatgacagacgaatacagacagtgacacaggaggagaggaccctgcctcgaagagcttacaatctagtaggtgggggaagtaacacacaataggaggggagatatgtagaggtgggaagtagtgacagtttcaaatgacagaagaagttgagtaggcaagtttgaaaaaatgggttttgagtgctcttttaaatgagcagaaactagGAGTAacccaaataggatgaggaagaccattccagagagttgggcggctctagaaaagtgttggaggcgtgcgtgtgatgaggttatgagtgaggaagtcattagtagatcatttgAGGAGGGAAGAGAGggctaggagagtattttttttaccaaatcagAAAATTAAGAGGGACAAGaattgtgtagggatttgaaggcaaagcacaggagcttgaatttgattctaaggtgaaatggaagccaataaagagatctgcaaagagatgcagcggaggaggaacggtgggaaggatggatgaatctggctgcagcattcataatagattgtagaggagagagtcgggttagtggaataccagagaggaggaggttacagtagtccagacgggagatgataagagcatgtacaaggagtttggtggtctctggggacatgtaggggcggattttggagatgttgcataggtgaaagtgacaggacctggaaatgttctgaatatggggggtaaatgagagggcagaatcgaaggtgacgccaaaACAACGTTCCTGAGGCGGGGGACGAATATtagtgttgttaacagaaatatgtcataaggagatttggaatttgagggggggatgatgatgagttctgttttatccaggctgagtttcaggaatcggtcagacatccatgatgagatggctgacaggcagcatgagaccttatccaggactgagggagacaggtcaggggtggacagatagatttgagtgtcatcagcatacagatggtactgtaagccaaaggaggatatgagactaccgagagaggaggtgtacagagaaaagagaaccggtccaatgactgacccttggggaacaccaacatggaggagagtgggagaggaggaattaccattgaaaggagcggtcagacagataggaagcaaaccaagagagagcagtgtcactgataccaatggagccatgatttgtattagaagggggtgatcaacagtgtcaggAGCAGAGAAAATATCAAGGAGAAgactctgatgaggtcattggccactttagtaagggctgtatTGGTGGAAtaggcagctcgaaagccagactggagagggtcaaggagagagttagtGCTCAGGTAATAGGTGggtgttttgtagacaaggtgctcaagaagtatGGAAACAAATGGGAGAAGGGATATACTCTTCCATTATGGCAATAAGATGTGGAAATTTGTGCCTATTCAGCCTTTTgtaggtcaggtactgatgttggatgaaagGACCCGGCCTCCAATAAGTGTTCTATAAGATTGAGGTGCACCTCTACACCAAGCAGGTCAGACCAGGTCTTTTTGCTTTTGGCTTTGTGTACCGTTCTTGAAAAGAAAAGGGCCTTCACCAGAGTCTTGGCACAAGGTTGTATGTTGT includes these proteins:
- the LOC140338974 gene encoding uncharacterized protein isoform X1; amino-acid sequence: MTFVFYLSSLGGFMKIFAGKAALGSAESSFSRISAIMDKDGQPVAERILNLAIEIICLLTGERFPAVKSGDLVTIAVPPPDSLTVERNNEQKISEVAQKIIELLAGEVPNGPEEVEVSISLEQIVLQEAEKTMEKDTLEENEEVPQSEDLLEPTSTALVPDATVPSLACTNEVQNSNDQEEEVPVICDPIMSKLDLHSAVEFSSCDEGDLSDGESAAPINVQPTPVCTDDSQTVCLKKTSFTPDGTDALQSAATSSGQVQSATSYAGLQAPPPSNPLQSTTVCTNQVLSTHSQTDYVQSLVINCVTSAPVQSDPTTSTAAPVDNSQSTMTGNDHLPPAPSQVANTDNTQVTVTQTKHNASIIVSIRDTHPAGVGRPSSAEEPVRKVVRLLSPDKRPMCPDCGKCFRWQSEVLFHQRKHTGERPYCCSKCGQCFSRIPHLVIHERSHTGERPYICNECKKCFSSKSELNEHRKRHRGLRIHPCSECTKSFITKSDLNKHKRSHTGEKPHPCSICGKCFTLRSGAIRHEKTHTGERPYSCTECGKAYVSNSELVNHMRTHTGERPFSCIDCGKCFYSSSDLVKHRRCHTGEKPHLCSICGKSYSSKSVLYRHQKIHTRVKPFACETCGKCFSKEKTLESHQKIHKKNKPHVCNECRKGFYRPSALTKHMVTHDP
- the LOC140338974 gene encoding uncharacterized protein isoform X2, encoding MKIFAGKAALGSAESSFSRISAIMDKDGQPVAERILNLAIEIICLLTGERFPAVKSGDLVTIAVPPPDSLTVERNNEQKISEVAQKIIELLAGEVPNGPEEVEVSISLEQIVLQEAEKTMEKDTLEENEEVPQSEDLLEPTSTALVPDATVPSLACTNEVQNSNDQEEEVPVICDPIMSKLDLHSAVEFSSCDEGDLSDGESAAPINVQPTPVCTDDSQTVCLKKTSFTPDGTDALQSAATSSGQVQSATSYAGLQAPPPSNPLQSTTVCTNQVLSTHSQTDYVQSLVINCVTSAPVQSDPTTSTAAPVDNSQSTMTGNDHLPPAPSQVANTDNTQVTVTQTKHNASIIVSIRDTHPAGVGRPSSAEEPVRKVVRLLSPDKRPMCPDCGKCFRWQSEVLFHQRKHTGERPYCCSKCGQCFSRIPHLVIHERSHTGERPYICNECKKCFSSKSELNEHRKRHRGLRIHPCSECTKSFITKSDLNKHKRSHTGEKPHPCSICGKCFTLRSGAIRHEKTHTGERPYSCTECGKAYVSNSELVNHMRTHTGERPFSCIDCGKCFYSSSDLVKHRRCHTGEKPHLCSICGKSYSSKSVLYRHQKIHTRVKPFACETCGKCFSKEKTLESHQKIHKKNKPHVCNECRKGFYRPSALTKHMVTHDP